In Bos taurus isolate L1 Dominette 01449 registration number 42190680 breed Hereford chromosome 9, ARS-UCD2.0, whole genome shotgun sequence, a single genomic region encodes these proteins:
- the GTF3C6 gene encoding general transcription factor 3C polypeptide 6: protein MAAPAGGAHGSLAAQRSGGMAAAAKEPSWVDWDEEEEEEEETEQLVMVELSGILDSDLLSKCENKCKILGIDTERPILQVDSYVFAGEYEDTVGTCVIFEENVEYVDAEGSNKTVLKYKCHTMKKLSMTRTLLTEKKEGEENIGGVEWLQIKENDFSYRPNMICNFLHQHEEDEAVAPDPDKSLELEEHETQMKDNSNLSFEQEKPPNLEIEDSGPLIDIPSFETEGSVFMDTQETAIEITPR, encoded by the exons ATGGCGGCCCCGGCGGGCGGGGCCCACGGTTCGCTGGCGGCGCAGAGGAGCGGCGGCATGGCGGCAGCTGCCAAGGAGCCGAGTTGGGTGGACTGGGacgaagaggaggaggaggaggaggaaaca GAGCAGCTGGTTATGGTGGAATTATCAGGAATTCTTGATTCAGACTTGCTctcaaaatgtgaaaataaatgcaAGATTTTG GGAATTGATACTGAAAGACCCATTCTGCAGGTGGACAGCTATGTCTTTGCTGGAGAGTATGAAG ACACTGTTGGGACCTGTgttatatttgaagaaaatgttGAATATG TGGATGCAGAAGGCAGTAATAAAACTGTGCTAAAATATAAATGCCACACAATGAAGAAGCTCAGCATGACAAGGACTCTTCtgacagaaaaaaaggaaggagaagaaaacatag GTGGTGTGGAATGGCTGCAAATTAAGGAGAATGATTTCTCCTATAGACCCAACATGATTTGTAATTTTCTGCATCAACATGAAGAGGATGAAGCTGTAGCTCCAGACCCAGATAAATCTTTGGAGTTGGAAGAGCATGAGACTCAAATGAAAGACAATTCAAACCTGAGTTTTGAACAGGAGAAACCACCGAACTTGGAAATAGAGGATTCTGGTCCTCTTATTGATATCCCTTCTTTTGAGACAGAAGGGTCTGTTTTTATGGATACTCAAGAAACTGCCATAGAAATCACTCCTAGATGA